The proteins below are encoded in one region of Apium graveolens cultivar Ventura chromosome 4, ASM990537v1, whole genome shotgun sequence:
- the LOC141718564 gene encoding 2-oxoglutarate and iron-dependent oxygenase domain-containing protein CP2-like, with the protein MSNGVVDQKPEMKPAANGNAVVAATHRLRLNPNTDHKPDNYEDLKLDFSHFLFSSLERYLPPSLIKESRERKVEYMRQIFLRYSPQGERNRFQRHKEYRQKIISNYQPLHRELYNMHPTNFFVPSFLKAISENKEEGFRKIITEPSPGILTFELLQPRFCEMLLAEVDNFEKWVRETKFRIMRPNTMNKYGAVLDDFGLESMLDKLMDDFIQPISRVFFPEVGGSTLDSHHGFVVEYGFDRDVDLGFHVDDSEVTLNVCVGKQFTGGELFFRGVRCEKHVNTGTQSEEVLDYSHVPGRAVVHRGRHRHGARATTSGHRLNLLLWCRSSVFRELKKYQKEFPEFCGECQRLKKERQRQSLSAIKVAILKKPEETPS; encoded by the exons ATGTCAAACGGCGTCGTAGATCAAAAACCCGAAATGAAGCCCGCGGCCAACGGCAACGCCGTCGTTGCGGCGACTCACCGGCTCCGGTTGAACCCTAACACCGATCACAAACCCGATAATTATGAAGATCTTAAGTTAGATTTCAGTCATTTTCTGTTCAGCTCGCTTGAGAGGTACTTGCCTCCGTCTTTGATTAAAGAGTCGCGAGAAAGGAAGGTTGAGTATATGCGCCAGATTTTTCTTCGTTATTCGCCTCAAGGCGAACGCAATCGA TTCCAGAGGCATAAAGAATACAGACAGAAAATCATATCCAACTATCAG CCTCTGCATCGGGAGCTATATAATATGCATCCCACAAACTTCTTTGTCCCATCTTTTCTAAAAGCAATCAGTGAGAACAAGGAGGAGGGATTTAGGAAAATAATAACTGAACCTTCACCAGGAATTCTAACTTTTGAACTGCTGCAGCCACGCTTCTGTGAAATGCTTTTAGCTGAG GTAGATAATTTCGAAAAATGGGTTCGTGAGACAAAGTTCAGAATAATGCGACCAAATACCATGAACAAATATGGTGCTGTTCTTGATGACTTTGGCTTGGAATCGATGCTTGACAAGTTGATGGATGATTTTATACAACCTATATCTAGAG TTTTCTTTCCTGAAGTTGGTGGATCAACACTTGATTCTCATCATGGCTTTGTTGTTGAGTATGGATTTGACAGAGACGTTGACCTGG GTTTTCATGTGGATGATTCCGAAGTCACCTTAAATGTCTGTGTTGGGAAACAATTTACTGGTGGTGAGCTGTTTTTTCGCGGGGTGCGATGTGAGAAGCATGTCAACACAGGAACTCAATCAGAG GAAGTGTTGGATTATTCTCATGTCCCGGGGCGTGCTGTTGTTCATCGTGGTCGACATCGTCATGGAGCTAGAGCAACTACCTCTGGGCATAGGTTAAATTTGCTGCTATGGTGCAGAAG TTCTGTTTTTAGAGAGCTGAAGAAATATCAAAAGGAATTTCCAGAGTTTTGTGGTGAGTGTCAACGTCTGAAGAAAGAAAGGCAGCGGCAGTCGCTTTCTGCTATTAAAGTGGCAA TACTGAAGAAGCCAGAAGAAACCCCGTCTTGA
- the LOC141718565 gene encoding alkane hydroxylase MAH1-like has translation MEGLEYLEIVLAFLSFWYMRKLRYDDGLPWNWPLVGMMPWLFSNVNRVHNVLTHILDRSGGTFLIKGPWFTNMDMLFTVDPANIRYVLSDGYANFHKGQEFKEIFDVLGDGIVNAEFDLWKIQRKHSQFLFSLHQFRKFLRRISTEKIEIELIAIMDHVSQQGQVVDMQDLFQRLTFDTTCMFVTGYDPGCLDIKLHEVPFSKAMDETEEVIFTRHVMPQTLWKLMRWLNIGSEKTMSHAKKVIDDVLYAYITRRRKQVSTRGNTFHNDAEGDGADLLTLYITEEDKSLGLENNDEFMKDIVLNHILAGRDTTSSALTWFLWLVITHPQVESKIQAELEASRPKNEAEKRKFFSDEELSELPYLHGAISEALRLYPPVPFQHKEPIKADVLPTGHRVHPKQRVMFSLYAMGRMTTLWGKDCLEFKPERWISKDGTLKHVPAYKFTAFSGGPRACLGKKVAYTQMKAVAAALIYNYKFKMVEGHKVIPNLSMILLMTDGLKVRITDRWS, from the coding sequence ATGGAAGGCCTAGAATACTTGGAAATTGTATTAGCATTTTTAAGCTTTTGGTATATGAGGAAACTTCGCTACGATGATGGTCTGCCATGGAACTGGCCCCTGGTAGGGATGATGCCATGGCTTTTCTCCAATGTGAATCGTGTTCATAACGTTTTAACCCATATTCTGGATCGAAGTGGTGGTACTTTCCTTATTAAGGGCCCTTGGTTTACTAACATGGACATGTTATTCACCGTTGATCCAGCTAACATTCGCTATGTACTAAGCGATGGCTATGCTAATTTCCACAAAGGCCAGGAATTCAAGGAGATTTTTGATGTACTTGGAGATGGAATTGTCAATGCTGAATTCGATTTGTGGAAGATTCAGAGGAAGCACTCTCAGTTCCTGTTTAGTCTTCATCAATTCCGCAAGTTCTTGAGGAGGATAAGCACAGAAAAAATTGAAATTGAGCTCATCGCTATCATGGATCATGTTTCTCAACAAGGTCAAGTAGTGGACATGCAAGATTTGTTTCAAAGGCTTACCTTTGATACAACTTGCATGTTTGTCACCGGCTACGACCCGGGCTGCCTTGATATTAAACTCCATGAAGTTCCATTCTCAAAAGCCATGGACGAAACTGAAGAAGTTATATTCACTCGCCATGTCATGCCACAAACATTGTGGAAGTTGATGAGGTGGCTAAACATTGGATCTGAGAAGACTATGAGCCACGCAAAGAAAGTCATTGATGATGTGTTATATGCTTATATAACAAGAAGGCGAAAACAAGTAAGCACTAGGGGAAACACATTCCACAATGATGCAGAAGGAGATGGTGCTGATCTTCTAACATTGTATATAACTGAAGAGGACAAATCGCTGGGATTAGAAAACAACGATGAGTTTATGAAAGATATCGTACTGAACCACATACTAGCAGGAAGAGACACTACTAGCTCAGCGCTAACTTGGTTTCTTTGGCTTGTCATTACACATCCACAAGTGGAATCTAAAATCCAAGCTGAACTTGAAGCAAGTAGGCCAAAAAATGAAGCTGAAAAAAGGAAATTTTTCAGCGATGAAGAGCTAAGCGAACTGCCTTATTTGCATGGTGCAATTTCGGAAGCATTGAGGTTGTACCCTCCGGTTCCATTCCAGCACAAGGAGCCTATCAAAGCCGACGTTCTACCAACAGGTCATCGAGTTCACCCGAAACAGAGGGTGATGTTTTCTTTGTATGCGATGGGAAGAATGACAACTCTGTGGGGAAAAGACTGCCTGGAATTCAAACCAGAGAGATGGATTTCCAAGGACGGAACACTTAAGCATGTACCTGCTTATAAGTTCACAGCGTTTAGCGGTGGACCAAGAGCATGCCTAGGAAAAAAGGTGGCTTATACTCAGATGAAAGCGGTGGCTGCTGCATTAATTTACAATTACAAGTTTAAGATGGTTGAAGGACACAAAGTGATTCCTAATCTTTCTATGATTCTGTTAATGACGGATGGATTGAAGGTTAGGATTACAGATAGATGGTCCTAA